From a single Raphanus sativus cultivar WK10039 chromosome 3, ASM80110v3, whole genome shotgun sequence genomic region:
- the LOC130510089 gene encoding uncharacterized protein LOC130510089, with product MVVEEAREEKQPAPQKAKPTPQTKQPAPQTKQPAPQTKQPAPQTKQPAPQTKQPAPQTKQPAPQTKKPSPQKKQPSPLPKERLLPEDTADEAISVYKILPEDKADGVTSKEIVPLTSTDQPSFASNDQQPSFASTDPASASEPSLVVLDQTAPTASVRARSERTKKPAPTQISPYTAERRKLLRVGKYNPFPTLNRPKMKELADWLKTDP from the exons atggttgtggaggag gcTAGAGAAGAGAA acagcctgctcctcaaaaggcaaagcctactcctcaaactaaacagcctgctcctcaaactaaacagcctgctcctcaaactaaacagcctgctcctcaaacgaaacagcctgctcctcaaactaaacagcctgctcctcagacgaaacagcctgctcctcaaacgaaaaagccttctccacaaaagaaacagccttctcctctgcccaaagag agattgttgccggaggatacagcagatgaggcgatctcggtatataagatcttgccggaggataaagcagatggtgtcacctccaaagagattgttcctctcacttccactgaccaaccgagcttcgcttccaacgatcaacaaccgagcttcgcttccaccgatccagcttcagcttcagaaccgagcctggttgtattggaccaaacagctcccactgcttctgtgcgtgcaaggagtgaacgaacgaagaaacctgctcccacgcagatatctccttatacggcagagagaaggaaactccttagagtgggaaagtataatccatttcccacactaaacagacctaagatgaaggagctcgctgattggttgaaaactgatccgtaa
- the LOC108847649 gene encoding serine/arginine-rich splicing factor RS41 isoform X1, whose product MRPVFCGNFEYDAREGDLERLFRRYGKVDRVDMKAGFAFVYMENERDAEDAIRALDRYEYGRKGRRLRVEWTKNERGAPVKSGGSRRSSSLRPSKTLFVINFDAESTRTRDLERHFEPYGKIVNVRIRRNFAFIQYELQEDATRALEATNSSKLMDKVISVEYAMKDDDARGNGYSPERRRDRSPDRRRRSPSPYRRERGSPDYGRGASPVGHRKERTSPDYGRGRRSPSPYRRGRVSPDYKRDDRRRERVASPDYKRDDRRREKEASPENGAVRDRSPRNGRGESRSPPPYEKRRERERERSRSKSSPENGQVESPGPIMEEEEAGRGYDGAESPIRESHSRSPPAEE is encoded by the exons ATGAGGCCAGTGTTCTGCGGGAACTTTGAGTATGATGCTCGTGAAGGTGATCTCGAGAGGCTTTTCAGAAGATACGGCAAGGTCGACAGGGTTGATATGAAAGCTG GGTTTGCTTTTGTCTATATGGAAAACGAGAGGGATGCTGAGGATGCTATCCGAGCGCTTGATCGCTATGAGTATGGCCGTAAGGGACGCAGACTCCGTGTTGAGTGGACTAAG AACGAGCGTGGTGCTCCTGTGAAATCAGGTGGTTCAAGGAGATCATCAAGCCTGCGTCCTTCCAAGACTCTGTTTGTGATCAACTTCGATGCAGAGAGCACTAGGACTCGTGACTTGGAGAGGCATTTTGAGCCGTATGGGAAAATCGTTAACGTTAGGATCAGAAGGAACTTTGCTTTTATCCAATACGAGTTGCAAGAAGACGCCACCAGAGCATTGGAAGCTACAAACTCGAG TAAGCTGATGGACAAGGTGATCTCAGTGGAGTATGCAATGAAGGATGATGATGCGAGAGGAAACGGATACAGTCCCGAGAGGCGTCGTGATAGGTCTCCCGATAGGAGAAGGCGATCACCTAGTCCTTACAGAAGAGAAAGAGGCAGTCCTGACTACGGTCGAGGTGCTAGTCCTGTTGGACACAGGAAGGAAAGGACTAGCCCTGATTACGGCAGAGGAAGGCGCAGCCCCAGTCCTTACAGGAGAGGCAGGGTTAGCCCTGACTACAAGAGGGACGATCGCAGGAGGGAGAGGGTGGCTAGCCCTGATTACAAGAGAGATGACCGTAGGAGGGAGAAGGAGGCTAGCCCAGAGAACGGAGCTGTGAGGGACCGTAGTCCAAGAAACGGACGTGGTGAAAGCAGGAGTCCTCCTCCGTATGAGAAGaggagggagagggagagggagaggtcAAGGTCGAAGTCTAGCCCTGAGAATGGTCAAGTCGAAAGCCCTGGACCGataatggaagaagaagaagctggaaGAGGATATGATGGTGCAGAAAGCCCGATACGCGAGAG CCACTCTCGTTCGCCTCCAGCAGAAGAATGA
- the LOC108847649 gene encoding serine/arginine-rich splicing factor RS41 isoform X2, with the protein MQGFAFVYMENERDAEDAIRALDRYEYGRKGRRLRVEWTKNERGAPVKSGGSRRSSSLRPSKTLFVINFDAESTRTRDLERHFEPYGKIVNVRIRRNFAFIQYELQEDATRALEATNSSKLMDKVISVEYAMKDDDARGNGYSPERRRDRSPDRRRRSPSPYRRERGSPDYGRGASPVGHRKERTSPDYGRGRRSPSPYRRGRVSPDYKRDDRRRERVASPDYKRDDRRREKEASPENGAVRDRSPRNGRGESRSPPPYEKRRERERERSRSKSSPENGQVESPGPIMEEEEAGRGYDGAESPIRESHSRSPPAEE; encoded by the exons ATGCAAG GGTTTGCTTTTGTCTATATGGAAAACGAGAGGGATGCTGAGGATGCTATCCGAGCGCTTGATCGCTATGAGTATGGCCGTAAGGGACGCAGACTCCGTGTTGAGTGGACTAAG AACGAGCGTGGTGCTCCTGTGAAATCAGGTGGTTCAAGGAGATCATCAAGCCTGCGTCCTTCCAAGACTCTGTTTGTGATCAACTTCGATGCAGAGAGCACTAGGACTCGTGACTTGGAGAGGCATTTTGAGCCGTATGGGAAAATCGTTAACGTTAGGATCAGAAGGAACTTTGCTTTTATCCAATACGAGTTGCAAGAAGACGCCACCAGAGCATTGGAAGCTACAAACTCGAG TAAGCTGATGGACAAGGTGATCTCAGTGGAGTATGCAATGAAGGATGATGATGCGAGAGGAAACGGATACAGTCCCGAGAGGCGTCGTGATAGGTCTCCCGATAGGAGAAGGCGATCACCTAGTCCTTACAGAAGAGAAAGAGGCAGTCCTGACTACGGTCGAGGTGCTAGTCCTGTTGGACACAGGAAGGAAAGGACTAGCCCTGATTACGGCAGAGGAAGGCGCAGCCCCAGTCCTTACAGGAGAGGCAGGGTTAGCCCTGACTACAAGAGGGACGATCGCAGGAGGGAGAGGGTGGCTAGCCCTGATTACAAGAGAGATGACCGTAGGAGGGAGAAGGAGGCTAGCCCAGAGAACGGAGCTGTGAGGGACCGTAGTCCAAGAAACGGACGTGGTGAAAGCAGGAGTCCTCCTCCGTATGAGAAGaggagggagagggagagggagaggtcAAGGTCGAAGTCTAGCCCTGAGAATGGTCAAGTCGAAAGCCCTGGACCGataatggaagaagaagaagctggaaGAGGATATGATGGTGCAGAAAGCCCGATACGCGAGAG CCACTCTCGTTCGCCTCCAGCAGAAGAATGA